A portion of the Roseimicrobium gellanilyticum genome contains these proteins:
- a CDS encoding UDP-glucose dehydrogenase family protein: MKLTIIGSGYVGLTTGACLAEVGHHVMCVDNDARKIETLLAGKIPIYEPGLENMVRKNVVSKRLQFTTSTEEGVNFGEVIFIAVPTPPQPDGSVDLSFIEKVAREIAVCLDSYRVIVDKSTVPVKTGERVAHTIRRYAKAGVEFDVVSNPEFLREGSAVDDLMNPDRIVIGGNSDRALALMQKVYEPFVAPVLVTDINSAELIKHAANSFLALKISYINAVSEICEVSGADVEKVAEGIGMDKRIGRSFLNAGLGYGGSCFPKDIAAFIAIAEQLGTPFTLLKEVQNINTHQFTRFLDAVREALWVLKEKKIAVWGLSFKPNTDDVRSSVAVNIVEALVAEGADVTAYDPKAMEKFKDLPVSAKVKLAESPLEAARGAEALIIATEWADFASVDLAELRNIMRAPLIFDGRNLLDPTAAQAYGFQYRGIGRGTLPVAQG, encoded by the coding sequence ATGAAGCTTACGATCATTGGTTCTGGTTACGTCGGTCTCACCACAGGCGCCTGCCTCGCAGAAGTCGGTCACCACGTCATGTGCGTGGACAATGATGCCAGGAAAATCGAGACGCTCCTGGCAGGCAAGATTCCGATCTACGAACCCGGACTGGAAAACATGGTGCGCAAGAATGTGGTGTCGAAGAGGCTCCAGTTCACCACGAGCACGGAGGAAGGCGTCAACTTTGGCGAGGTGATTTTCATTGCCGTGCCCACCCCACCCCAGCCGGATGGCAGCGTGGATCTCAGCTTCATCGAGAAGGTGGCACGCGAAATCGCCGTCTGCCTCGACAGCTATCGCGTCATTGTGGACAAGAGCACCGTGCCGGTGAAGACCGGCGAGCGCGTGGCCCACACCATCCGCCGTTATGCCAAGGCCGGCGTGGAGTTCGATGTGGTCAGCAATCCTGAGTTCCTTCGCGAAGGCAGTGCCGTGGATGACCTGATGAATCCGGACCGCATTGTGATCGGTGGCAACAGCGACCGTGCTCTCGCTCTCATGCAGAAGGTGTATGAGCCCTTCGTAGCCCCGGTGCTCGTCACGGACATCAACAGCGCGGAACTCATCAAGCACGCTGCGAACAGCTTCCTGGCCCTGAAGATTTCCTATATCAACGCGGTATCTGAGATCTGTGAAGTCAGCGGCGCGGATGTGGAGAAGGTCGCTGAAGGCATCGGCATGGACAAGCGTATTGGCCGCAGCTTCCTGAATGCCGGACTCGGGTACGGTGGCTCCTGCTTCCCGAAGGACATTGCCGCCTTCATCGCCATCGCCGAGCAGCTCGGAACTCCGTTCACCCTGCTGAAGGAAGTGCAGAACATCAACACCCACCAATTCACCCGCTTCCTCGATGCGGTGCGTGAAGCGCTCTGGGTGCTCAAGGAAAAGAAAATCGCCGTGTGGGGCCTGAGCTTCAAACCGAATACGGATGACGTTCGCTCGAGTGTGGCAGTGAACATCGTCGAGGCCCTCGTGGCCGAAGGCGCCGATGTGACGGCCTACGATCCCAAGGCGATGGAGAAATTCAAGGACCTGCCCGTTTCCGCCAAGGTCAAGCTGGCCGAAAGCCCGCTGGAAGCCGCACGAGGGGCCGAGGCCCTCATCATCGCCACCGAGTGGGCCGACTTCGCCTCTGTCGACCTCGCGGAACTGCGCAACATCATGCGCGCCCCGCTGATTTTCGATGGCCGCAACCTCCTCGACCCCACGGCTGCGCAGGCCTACGGCTTCCAGTACCGTGGCATCGGTCGTGGCACGTTGCCGGTGGCACAGGGGTAG
- a CDS encoding LPS-assembly protein LptD, with protein sequence MKHVLPLLGCVLLAAASVQGQSSDILGTLTSNINIEGMETSFDPATGIATAKGDVYIKYEDTEIKASQADYNSATGDVIAKGNVTVVKAGEIYRGENITYNVKTQELSANSIRSSLPPIFYEAADFKTNSGELKRIDGTDSYFTTHDAQNPNYRVKAKSITIYPEDRIVMKHVKVYLGNTPVFYLPYIVQPLNDELGYFFQPGYTSQWGVFLLNQYGVMHGDHTLAKYKLDLRSERGVGVGADFQSMKWKKLGNDNFGHLTLYYAYDTNPEEGVNDSIRPESLVDENRYRIGFQHRIFIPGPAESTWYLDFDLTKLSDQFMLEDYYLNDFRTNPEPDNHVKLVHRDDRFTATLLARFQMNEFYHTDTRLPELAFDFTRSRIGNSNFYYQGETTIGAYRDKLSDDEQLILQGKIAQQKAVLSSFGTDGIPTTTVIGPDGVPVTTTTTATALAGTTLTSNNSAFLRATPRQLFTRDEVEQDLEALQAELSENKFFRMHSYHEVLYPMSFGQGNWINFVPRIGGGATYYSDVEGGTGEVGDDTRPLLHVGFDFSMKFSKVWDEVQNRTLGLDGLRHIIQPYVNYSYLDADELEGMPTVDRLTPSTRPRPIDVPLFTATDSFRTWNVARIGVRNLFQTKRDTATHNWAGLNTYMDVFMEDPEFDRDISNLYNDLFWYPVPWLAFTIDSQLPIGNSDFNFTEVNSAITWMPSKRLSLTLGHQLLSDNPLFIDSSLIYSRVYAKINENWGFSMNHIYEMDDSTLEYQSYSIHRDLASWTMALGGLVRDNRGENEYGLVLSFTLKDFPNVSIPLDLDPNPTGRGGSE encoded by the coding sequence ATGAAGCATGTTCTTCCCCTCCTCGGTTGCGTCTTGCTGGCAGCCGCCAGCGTTCAAGGACAGTCATCCGACATACTGGGAACGCTGACCAGCAACATCAACATCGAGGGCATGGAAACATCCTTCGACCCGGCCACGGGAATCGCCACCGCCAAGGGCGATGTGTACATCAAATACGAAGACACGGAGATCAAAGCCAGCCAGGCTGACTACAACTCCGCTACCGGTGACGTCATCGCCAAGGGCAACGTGACGGTGGTCAAGGCGGGCGAGATTTACCGCGGTGAGAACATCACCTACAACGTCAAGACCCAGGAACTGTCCGCCAACAGCATCCGCAGCTCGCTGCCTCCGATTTTTTATGAGGCAGCCGATTTCAAGACCAACTCGGGCGAGCTGAAGCGCATTGACGGCACGGATTCCTACTTCACCACCCACGACGCCCAAAACCCGAACTACCGGGTCAAGGCCAAGTCCATCACCATCTATCCGGAAGACCGGATTGTGATGAAGCATGTGAAGGTCTATCTGGGCAACACCCCCGTCTTCTACCTTCCCTACATTGTTCAGCCCCTGAATGACGAACTGGGCTACTTCTTCCAGCCCGGCTATACCAGCCAGTGGGGCGTCTTCCTCCTGAACCAGTACGGGGTGATGCATGGTGACCACACGCTCGCCAAGTACAAGCTGGACCTGCGCAGCGAGCGCGGCGTGGGCGTCGGTGCTGACTTCCAGTCCATGAAGTGGAAGAAGCTGGGCAATGATAACTTCGGCCACCTCACCCTCTACTACGCCTATGACACCAATCCGGAAGAAGGGGTGAATGACTCCATCCGCCCTGAGAGCTTGGTGGATGAAAACCGCTACCGCATCGGCTTCCAGCACCGCATCTTCATCCCCGGCCCTGCGGAGAGCACCTGGTATCTGGACTTTGACCTCACGAAGCTGAGCGACCAGTTCATGCTTGAGGACTACTACCTCAACGACTTCCGCACGAACCCCGAGCCGGACAACCACGTGAAACTGGTGCACCGCGATGACCGCTTCACCGCGACGCTGCTGGCCCGCTTCCAGATGAATGAGTTCTACCATACGGACACGCGTCTGCCGGAACTCGCCTTTGACTTCACCCGCTCCCGCATCGGCAACTCCAACTTCTACTATCAGGGTGAGACCACCATCGGCGCCTATCGCGACAAGCTCTCCGATGACGAGCAGCTCATCCTTCAGGGCAAGATTGCCCAGCAGAAAGCTGTGCTGAGCAGCTTTGGTACGGACGGCATCCCCACCACCACGGTAATTGGTCCGGATGGCGTTCCGGTGACCACCACGACAACGGCCACTGCGCTGGCTGGCACGACGCTTACCTCAAACAACTCCGCCTTCCTCCGCGCGACTCCCCGTCAGCTCTTCACCCGCGACGAAGTGGAGCAGGACCTTGAAGCCCTCCAGGCTGAGCTGAGCGAGAACAAGTTCTTCCGCATGCACAGCTACCATGAGGTGCTCTACCCCATGAGCTTCGGCCAAGGGAACTGGATCAACTTTGTGCCCCGCATCGGTGGTGGCGCGACCTACTACAGCGACGTGGAAGGCGGCACCGGCGAAGTCGGTGACGACACCCGTCCCCTTCTGCACGTGGGCTTCGACTTCTCCATGAAGTTCAGCAAGGTCTGGGATGAAGTGCAGAATCGCACGCTGGGTCTTGATGGCCTCCGCCACATCATCCAGCCTTATGTCAACTATTCGTATCTGGATGCGGATGAGCTCGAAGGCATGCCGACCGTGGACCGCCTCACTCCCAGCACCCGCCCCCGCCCCATCGACGTGCCGCTCTTCACCGCTACGGACAGCTTCCGCACCTGGAATGTGGCCCGTATTGGTGTGCGCAACCTCTTCCAGACCAAGCGCGACACCGCCACCCACAACTGGGCTGGCCTGAATACCTACATGGATGTCTTCATGGAGGACCCGGAATTCGACCGCGATATCTCGAACCTCTACAACGACCTCTTCTGGTATCCGGTGCCCTGGCTTGCCTTCACCATCGACAGCCAGCTCCCGATCGGCAACAGCGACTTCAACTTCACGGAAGTCAACTCCGCCATCACCTGGATGCCGAGCAAGCGCCTGTCCCTCACCCTTGGTCACCAGCTCCTGAGCGACAACCCCCTCTTCATCGACAGCAGCCTGATCTACTCGCGCGTCTACGCCAAGATCAACGAGAACTGGGGCTTCTCCATGAACCACATCTACGAAATGGATGACTCCACGCTGGAGTACCAGAGCTACAGCATCCACCGTGACCTTGCGAGCTGGACCATGGCGCTCGGCGGCCTCGTCCGTGACAACCGTGGTGAAAACGAATACGGCCTGGTGCTTTCCTTCACCCTTAAGGACTTCCCCAACGTGAGCATCCCGCTCGACCTCGACCCGAATCCCACGGGCCGCGGCGGCAGCGAATAG
- the lpxA gene encoding acyl-ACP--UDP-N-acetylglucosamine O-acyltransferase gives MVHPTALISTEAEIDPSAEVGAYAIIEGPVKIGAGCKIAPHAQIVGDTIIGDGTTIGRGAVVGETPQDIGFTSATKSGVRIGRNNVIREHVTIHRGSKDGGLTEIGDNNFLMAGSHLGHDVKLGNRSILANAVLVAGHVHIGNNTFMGGGAVFHQFIRIGDFCVVQGNGSFSRDIPHYCSALRVNRLSGLNVIGLRRQGFSPEDRAGIKDLFNLVFRSGHNLSQALTAAREQSWSEHAARLLAFLEAPSKKGVCTLSLRHEADE, from the coding sequence ATGGTTCACCCCACCGCCCTCATCTCCACCGAAGCTGAAATCGATCCCTCTGCCGAAGTCGGGGCTTACGCCATCATTGAAGGGCCGGTGAAGATTGGCGCGGGCTGCAAAATCGCCCCCCATGCGCAGATTGTGGGGGACACGATCATCGGGGACGGCACCACCATCGGACGTGGCGCTGTCGTTGGGGAAACCCCGCAGGACATCGGATTCACCAGCGCCACTAAAAGCGGGGTGCGCATTGGCAGGAACAACGTCATTCGCGAGCACGTCACCATCCACCGCGGGTCCAAGGATGGCGGTCTGACCGAGATCGGTGACAATAATTTCCTGATGGCGGGCTCCCACCTGGGCCATGATGTGAAGCTCGGGAACAGGAGCATCCTGGCCAATGCAGTCCTGGTGGCCGGGCACGTACACATTGGGAACAACACCTTCATGGGCGGTGGGGCCGTGTTCCACCAGTTCATCCGCATCGGGGACTTCTGTGTGGTGCAGGGGAACGGCAGCTTCAGCCGGGACATCCCCCACTACTGCTCCGCCCTGCGTGTCAACCGGCTCAGTGGCCTGAATGTGATCGGCCTGCGCCGCCAGGGGTTCAGCCCGGAGGACCGTGCCGGCATCAAGGACCTCTTCAATCTTGTGTTTCGCTCTGGTCACAACCTCAGCCAGGCCCTGACTGCCGCCCGCGAGCAGTCCTGGAGCGAGCATGCGGCCCGGCTGCTCGCCTTCCTTGAGGCACCCAGCAAAAAAGGCGTCTGCACCCTCTCGCTCCGGCACGAGGCAGACGAATAA
- the radC gene encoding RadC family protein, which produces MSGSQRIHDLPEHDRPRERLLRLGAESLTNAELLALFINTGMQGENAIQVADRLLRETKTLRNLSRMGGKELAKVRGLGPAKAAHIAAAFELGRRASVEEVLEEKLDEPEKVYRYLGQDMARQGYETLRILVLNTRMGLEHDEMVFQGTVNESPAHPREIMRIAAVHRAHSFILAHNHPSGDPSPSEMDRRFTQRIRQCAEIMQIQFADHVIIGAPRQGSQPWFSFRAAGLL; this is translated from the coding sequence ATGTCTGGCTCCCAGCGCATCCACGATCTTCCTGAACATGATCGCCCCCGCGAACGACTGCTGCGGCTCGGTGCCGAATCGCTCACCAATGCTGAACTGCTGGCGCTCTTCATCAACACTGGTATGCAGGGAGAAAACGCCATTCAGGTGGCGGATCGGCTGCTGAGGGAAACGAAGACCCTGCGGAACCTGTCCCGCATGGGTGGCAAGGAACTCGCCAAGGTACGCGGCCTCGGGCCCGCCAAGGCGGCCCACATCGCTGCCGCGTTTGAGCTGGGCAGGCGGGCCAGCGTGGAGGAGGTGCTGGAGGAGAAGCTCGACGAGCCGGAGAAGGTCTACCGCTACCTGGGCCAGGATATGGCGCGGCAGGGCTACGAAACACTGCGCATCCTGGTGCTCAACACCCGGATGGGACTGGAGCATGATGAGATGGTCTTCCAGGGCACTGTGAATGAGAGCCCCGCGCACCCGCGTGAAATCATGCGCATCGCCGCCGTGCACCGTGCGCACTCCTTCATCCTGGCGCACAATCACCCCAGCGGCGATCCTTCCCCCAGTGAAATGGACCGGCGCTTCACCCAGCGCATCCGCCAGTGCGCAGAGATCATGCAGATCCAGTTCGCCGACCACGTCATCATCGGTGCCCCGCGTCAGGGCAGCCAGCCGTGGTTCAGCTTCCGGGCGGCAGGATTGCTATGA
- a CDS encoding polyprenyl synthetase family protein: MKLPSFLKPKAAFPFELVKPEVDHIEQILQEQARAFDPAVEGYVSYVCNTSGKRIRPALAVLAGGATGGVSDDHRRLSVILEMVHIASLVHDDIMDGATLRREVPTAAAKWGNALSVLLGDSLFAYALELATEFADSGICRRIARASRDVACGEILQTQRRFDFNLSLQDYFRIIEMKTAALFAAATELGAKLNGQSDELVASMESYGLKLGTAYQIYDDCIDLVGDEKAIGKTLGTDLAKGKLTLPMLYLLQDASEQQRIKLQRMVLKGEPMDTSILAGIADYAGAIDRSVRTAREMLEDARKNLVGLPATVYKDAMVTVTQYLDGLLDQCKAA; encoded by the coding sequence ATGAAACTCCCTTCCTTCCTCAAACCAAAGGCGGCCTTCCCCTTTGAGTTGGTGAAGCCTGAAGTGGACCACATCGAGCAGATTTTGCAGGAGCAGGCGCGTGCTTTTGACCCCGCCGTCGAAGGTTATGTGTCCTATGTCTGCAACACCTCAGGCAAGCGCATCCGTCCGGCCCTGGCAGTGCTCGCAGGCGGAGCCACGGGCGGCGTCTCTGACGACCACCGCCGGCTCTCGGTGATTCTGGAGATGGTGCACATCGCCTCTCTGGTGCATGACGACATCATGGACGGTGCGACCTTGCGTCGTGAGGTGCCCACCGCGGCGGCAAAATGGGGCAACGCCTTGAGTGTGCTACTGGGGGATAGCCTCTTTGCCTACGCGCTGGAACTGGCCACGGAATTCGCGGATTCGGGGATATGCCGCCGTATCGCTCGCGCTTCACGCGACGTGGCCTGTGGGGAGATCCTGCAGACCCAGCGGCGCTTTGATTTCAATCTCTCCCTGCAGGACTACTTCCGCATCATCGAGATGAAGACGGCTGCCCTCTTCGCGGCCGCCACGGAACTCGGGGCGAAGCTCAATGGCCAGAGTGATGAACTCGTAGCCTCCATGGAGAGCTACGGCCTGAAGCTCGGCACGGCGTACCAAATCTACGATGACTGCATCGACCTCGTCGGTGATGAAAAAGCCATCGGCAAGACCCTCGGGACCGACCTCGCCAAGGGCAAGCTGACCCTGCCCATGCTGTACCTCCTGCAGGACGCCAGCGAGCAGCAACGCATCAAGCTGCAGCGCATGGTGCTCAAGGGGGAACCCATGGACACCAGCATCCTCGCCGGCATTGCCGACTATGCCGGGGCCATCGACCGCTCCGTGAGAACGGCACGTGAGATGCTCGAGGACGCACGGAAAAATCTCGTGGGCCTTCCCGCGACGGTCTACAAGGACGCCATGGTCACGGTGACGCAGTATCTGGATGGCTTGTTGGATCAGTGCAAGGCCGCCTGA
- a CDS encoding SRPBCC family protein, with amino-acid sequence MPVKKDENGQRSVEAEVEVPGTPEQVWKAIATGEGISSWFVPSEVEEKEGGAAVSHFGPGNTMDAVGTVKVWQPPHQFVVETTEGPGAVASEWTVQAKSGSTCVVRVVHRWFASTDEWDNQFEGHTYGWQSFFRILRLHLEHFAGQSCASFQVMGTAPEPKGEAWMKFLNLLGIREVTLGQGIFTVAGAPPLNGIVRWAGQEMWPEDLLVTLDRPAPGIAHVTAHPMAGQVFLCVRMYLSGPGAKAVVQEAETTWQQWMSAHFGTVPETNIMDCS; translated from the coding sequence ATGCCTGTGAAGAAAGACGAAAACGGTCAGCGCTCTGTGGAAGCGGAAGTCGAAGTGCCCGGAACTCCGGAGCAAGTGTGGAAGGCCATCGCCACGGGAGAGGGGATTTCGTCCTGGTTCGTGCCCAGCGAGGTAGAGGAAAAGGAGGGCGGCGCGGCAGTCAGCCACTTTGGACCCGGGAACACGATGGACGCGGTGGGCACGGTCAAAGTGTGGCAGCCGCCCCATCAGTTCGTCGTGGAGACCACCGAAGGCCCGGGAGCCGTGGCCTCCGAATGGACGGTGCAGGCCAAGTCCGGGAGTACCTGTGTAGTGCGGGTGGTTCACCGGTGGTTCGCCAGCACGGATGAGTGGGACAATCAATTCGAGGGCCACACCTATGGCTGGCAGTCCTTTTTCCGCATCCTGCGCCTGCATCTGGAGCATTTTGCCGGGCAGTCGTGCGCTTCGTTTCAAGTCATGGGCACGGCGCCTGAGCCCAAGGGAGAGGCCTGGATGAAGTTCCTGAATCTGCTCGGCATCCGCGAAGTGACGTTGGGCCAGGGCATTTTTACAGTGGCGGGCGCACCTCCGCTTAACGGCATCGTGCGCTGGGCGGGGCAGGAAATGTGGCCGGAGGACCTTCTCGTCACGCTGGACCGTCCCGCTCCTGGCATTGCCCACGTCACGGCCCATCCCATGGCCGGGCAGGTGTTCCTCTGTGTTCGGATGTACCTTTCCGGACCCGGTGCAAAAGCCGTCGTGCAGGAGGCGGAGACCACGTGGCAGCAATGGATGAGCGCGCACTTCGGTACCGTGCCTGAGACGAACATCATGGACTGTTCGTGA
- a CDS encoding cation diffusion facilitator family transporter — protein MSAAPPIPLTRYAWLSIGAALVTFSLKMTAWWFTGSVGLLSDGLESLVNLAAAVIALISLRVAAVPADDDHAYGHTKVEYFSSGMEGGLIVLAAVGIAWTATTRLMNPEPLEAIGLGLWLSTGASLINLAVARVLYRVGKKAHSITLQADADHLMTDVWTSAAVIVAVALIAFTGWQVLDPIIGLLLAAHIVFVGIRLVRKSLLGLMDTGLDAEDMAVVNAVLDRHRANGVQFHALRTRQAGAWRFMSVHVLVPGEWTVARGHELSEEIENELREHLPRLTALTHLEPIEDPASYEDLPEKREKPNGA, from the coding sequence ATGTCCGCTGCGCCTCCCATTCCGCTCACGCGCTACGCCTGGCTCTCCATTGGCGCGGCGCTGGTCACCTTCTCGCTGAAGATGACCGCGTGGTGGTTCACCGGATCGGTGGGCCTGCTGTCAGATGGCCTGGAGTCTCTCGTGAATCTGGCGGCTGCGGTGATTGCATTGATCTCGCTGCGAGTGGCGGCCGTCCCCGCGGATGACGACCACGCCTACGGGCATACGAAGGTGGAGTACTTCTCCAGCGGCATGGAAGGAGGGCTGATCGTGCTTGCTGCGGTGGGCATTGCGTGGACGGCCACTACCCGTCTCATGAATCCGGAGCCGCTGGAGGCTATTGGGCTCGGCCTGTGGCTCTCGACGGGAGCTTCACTCATCAATCTGGCTGTGGCGAGAGTGCTCTACAGGGTCGGGAAGAAGGCGCATTCCATCACCCTGCAGGCGGATGCGGACCATCTGATGACGGACGTGTGGACCTCCGCCGCGGTCATTGTCGCCGTGGCACTGATCGCGTTCACTGGCTGGCAGGTCCTGGATCCCATCATCGGTCTGCTGTTGGCGGCTCACATCGTCTTTGTCGGCATCCGCCTGGTGAGAAAGTCCCTGCTCGGCCTCATGGATACAGGGCTGGATGCTGAGGACATGGCAGTCGTGAATGCTGTGCTGGATCGCCATCGCGCGAATGGAGTGCAATTCCATGCACTGCGCACCCGGCAGGCCGGTGCATGGCGCTTCATGTCCGTGCACGTGCTGGTACCTGGCGAGTGGACCGTCGCTCGCGGGCATGAGCTTTCTGAGGAAATCGAGAACGAGCTACGTGAGCACCTGCCAAGGCTCACGGCTCTCACGCACCTGGAGCCCATCGAGGATCCGGCATCCTATGAGGATCTGCCGGAGAAAAGGGAGAAGCCGAATGGCGCGTAA
- a CDS encoding PQQ-like beta-propeller repeat protein codes for MLRTAALLVVLQATVAFAENWPQWRGPRLDGTSQDTGFSTIISPETIKWKADLPGTGHASPIVWGDRIFTVAAVEATGDRVLICLDRATGSLLWQTTVLDAPPEAIHRLNSLASSTPATDGEKVFTAFLDNNETPDSRKANEGREIPKGEVPKGTVVISAHDFSGKQIWQVRPGLFSSKHGFCSSPILHKDKVIVNCDHDGDGYIVALSRADGKELWRVARPNNTRSYCVPIIRELAGKTQMVLSGTKCVMSYNPDDGKVIWSMEGPTEQFVASLVYNDRAGYLFLTAGFPEKHILAIKPDGTGDVTKTHIAWRTNQGAAYVPSPIAEGDWCLVVSDSGVAHCFDAKTGRIAWEERMREHHASLVSAEGKVIFINDFGVTRVVKPGDKYELVAESQVGEKVFASPALSEGQMFIRGDKSIICVGERKSGVAGR; via the coding sequence ATGCTCCGTACAGCCGCTCTTCTTGTCGTCCTTCAAGCTACTGTTGCTTTTGCAGAGAATTGGCCGCAGTGGCGTGGGCCGCGACTGGATGGCACATCACAGGACACGGGCTTCTCCACGATCATTTCTCCCGAGACCATCAAGTGGAAAGCGGATCTGCCAGGAACGGGACACGCTTCACCGATCGTTTGGGGTGATAGAATCTTCACGGTGGCTGCGGTGGAAGCCACGGGTGACCGTGTTCTGATTTGCCTGGATCGCGCGACGGGCAGTCTGCTCTGGCAGACTACGGTCCTCGATGCACCACCGGAGGCGATTCACCGGCTTAACAGTCTCGCCTCCAGCACCCCAGCGACGGATGGTGAGAAGGTCTTCACTGCTTTCCTCGACAACAATGAGACCCCGGATTCACGCAAGGCCAATGAAGGACGCGAAATCCCCAAGGGCGAAGTTCCCAAGGGCACCGTGGTGATCTCTGCGCATGACTTCTCCGGCAAACAGATCTGGCAGGTGCGTCCTGGCCTCTTCTCCAGCAAGCACGGTTTCTGTTCCTCACCGATCCTGCACAAGGACAAGGTGATCGTGAATTGCGACCATGATGGCGACGGCTACATCGTTGCGCTGTCGCGTGCGGATGGCAAAGAGCTCTGGCGCGTTGCCCGGCCCAACAACACACGCAGCTACTGCGTGCCCATCATTCGTGAACTCGCAGGGAAGACACAGATGGTACTCAGCGGCACGAAGTGCGTGATGAGCTACAACCCGGATGACGGCAAAGTCATCTGGTCCATGGAAGGACCCACGGAGCAGTTCGTGGCGTCACTTGTTTACAACGATCGCGCCGGTTATCTCTTCCTCACCGCTGGCTTTCCTGAGAAGCACATCCTGGCCATCAAGCCGGATGGAACGGGTGACGTGACCAAGACGCACATCGCCTGGCGCACGAATCAGGGCGCGGCCTATGTGCCTTCACCCATCGCAGAAGGTGATTGGTGCCTGGTGGTCTCAGACTCCGGTGTGGCGCATTGCTTTGATGCGAAGACGGGGCGCATCGCATGGGAGGAGCGGATGCGTGAACATCATGCGTCTCTCGTGAGTGCAGAGGGCAAGGTGATCTTCATCAACGACTTCGGCGTGACTCGTGTCGTGAAGCCCGGGGACAAGTACGAGCTCGTGGCCGAGAGCCAGGTGGGGGAGAAGGTGTTCGCTTCACCCGCGCTCAGCGAAGGCCAGATGTTCATCCGCGGGGATAAGTCGATAATCTGCGTCGGTGAACGCAAGAGTGGCGTGGCGGGAAGGTAA